A genome region from Maylandia zebra isolate NMK-2024a linkage group LG6, Mzebra_GT3a, whole genome shotgun sequence includes the following:
- the dgke gene encoding diacylglycerol kinase epsilon has translation MCGKGDEAQDDCGSREEWTLLFWTSVAVVVPVIITLWCSAQRSKRKSHMKDFFRKSKHGWHYTDLFNKPTYCCVCSQHILQGAFCDCCGVCADEQCLRRADRSLSCKEIMAPSSPEGAMEHRWVRGNVPLASYCAVCKQQCGTQPKLCDIRCVWCQTTVHDDCMESLTDGDVCDLGEFHNLIIPPHYLYRVNKLRRRHPDEYSKLGSSCGSGWTPVLVLANTRSGNNMGEVLLGEFRTLLNPVQVFDLSQLTPSKALQLCTLLPPGSVQVLVCGGDGTVGWVLDAIDAMKLKGQDQFIPRVTILPLGTGNDLSNTLGWGAGYAGEIPVEQVLRNILDAEVVKMDRWKVQVASKGVYFRKPKVLSMNNYFSVGPDALMALSFHAHREKTPSFFSSRIINKAVYFLYGTRDCLVQECKDLDKRIELELDGERVKLPSLEGIIVCNIGYWGGGCRLWEGMGDEPCPPTRLDDGLLEVVGVFGSFHCAQIQVKLANPVRLGQAHTVRLVLKSSTMPMQVDGEPWAQGPCTITITHKTQAFMLYHSAEQTDDDDDETSASETESPTPHDSPRAAGPASARA, from the exons ATGTGCGGAAAAGGGGACGAGGCGCAGGACGACTGCGGCTCCCGGGAGGAGTGGACTCTACTGTTCTGGACCTCCGTGGCCGTCGTGGTTCCGGTCATCATCACGCTGTGGTGCAGCGCACAACGCTCCAAGAGGAAATCGCACATGAAGGATTTCTTTCGCAAGAGCAAGCACGGCTGGCACTACACCGACCTGTTCAACAAGCCCACCTACTGCTGCGTGTGCTCCCAGCACATCCTGCAAGGCGCTTTCTGCGACTGCTGCGGCGTGTGCGCCGACGAGCAGTGCCTGCGCCGGGCCGACCGCAGCCTGTCCTGCAAGGAGATCATGGCCCCCTCCAGCCCCGAAGGAGCCATGGAGCATCGCTGGGTCCGCGGAAATGTGCCTCTGGCCAGTTACTGTGCTGTATGCAAGCAGCAGTGTGGGACCCAGCCGAAGCTCTGCGACATCAG GTGTGTGTGGTGCCAGACCACAGTGCACGATGACTGCATGGAGAGCTTGACGGATGGAGACGTGTGCGACTTGGGCGAGTTCCACAACCTCATCATCCCCCCTCACTACCTCTACCGTGTCAACAAGCTGCGCCGCAGGCACCCCGACGAGTACAGCAAG CTCGGCTCTTCCTGTGGCAGCGGCTGGACTCCAGTGTTGGTCTTGGCTAACACGCGTAGTGGGAACAACATGGGGGAGGTGCTGCTGGGGGAGTTTCGCACCCTCCTCAACCCGGTGCAG GTGTTTGACTTATCTCAGCTGACTCCTTCCAAAGCCCTCCAGCTGTGCACCCTCCTCCCCCCCGGCAGTGTCCAGGTGCTGGTGTGTGGAGGTGATGGCACAGTGGGATGGGTGCTCGATGCCATCGATGCTATGAAGCTAAAG GGCCAGGACCAGTTCATCCCCAGGGTGACCATCCTGCCTCTGGGGACAGGAAATGACCTCTCTAACACTTTAGGCTGGGGAGCTGGCTATGCTGGAGAGATCCCCGTGGAGCAGGTTCTCCGTAACATCCTCGATGCTGAAGTGGTGAAAATGGACAG ATGGAAAGTCCAGGTAGCATCAAAAGGCGTCTACTTTCGTAAACCAAAG GTTCTGTCCATGAACAACTACTTCTCTGTGGGGCCCGACGCTCTGATGGCGCTCAGTTTCCATGCACACCGTGAGAAAACGCCCTCCTTCTTCTCCAGCCGCATCATCAACAAG GCTGTGTACTTCCTGTATGGCACCAGAGATTGTTTAGTGCAGGAATGTAAAGATCTGGATAAGAGGATCGAG CTGGAACTGGATGGGGAAAGGGTGAAGCTTCCCAGTTTGGAGGGCATCATAGTCTGTAACATCGGCTACTGGGGCGGAGGCTGCAGGCTGTGGGAGGGTATGGGAGATGAACCGTGCCCCCCTACCCG GCTGGATGATGGCCTGTTGGAGGTGGTGGGTGTATTTGGCTCCTTCCACTGTGCGCAGATCCAGGTCAAGCTGGCCAACCCTGTACGGCTGGGACAGGCTCACACTGTCAGA CTGGTTCTGAAGAGCTCCACGATGCCCATGCAGGTGGATGGAGAGCCGTGGGCGCAGGGTCCCTGCACCATCACCATCACCCATAAGACCCAGGCTTTTATGCTGTACCACAGCGCAGAGCAGACGGACGATGATGACGATGAAACCAGCGCCTCTGAGACGGAGAGCCCAACTCCTCACGACTCACCCAGGGCGGCGGGGCCGGCGTCTGCTCGAGCGTGA
- the lg6h17orf67 gene encoding uncharacterized protein C17orf67 homolog translates to MKKLVVFLLCVVLLTIYTDANPIIKESVAKQLLRTKRQDRPMKAGYPDEPMREHLLHMQALDRRARETNLEHWLNPHCYPRCDRNYGHPV, encoded by the exons atgaagaagCTGGTGGTGTTTTTGCTTTGCGTGGTCCTGCTGACCATTTACACAG atgCAAACCCCATAATCAAGGAGAGCGTAGCTAAGCAGCTGCTCCGTACCAAGAGGCAGGACCGGCCAATGAAGGCTGGCTACCCCGATGAGCCAATGAGG GAGCATCTGCTCCACATGCAGGCTCTGGATCGGAGGGCCCGGGAGACCAACTTGGAGCACTGGCTGAACCCTCACTGCTACCCACGCTGCGACAGAAACTATGGACACCCGGTTTAA